ATTGGCCAGAATGCCTCTGTAGAGTTTAAAAACAGGATCAGAAATAAAAGCTGCTATAATCTAATACAaataaacttaataataatattataaaaaaattagTACTGTTGTAaagagtattattattttattttaattcttttttatatcattattatttcatttttactattattattattattattattttttactattattattattattattattattattattattattattattattattatgttaactTTTCTATgttattttccttcttctttctttatattttaacacagatggacttcttttttatatcattattattttattattgttatctttatttattattattattattattattattatatgttcttttccttcttctttctttatattttaacacagatggacttcttttttatatcattattatttcatttttactattattattattattattatttttacttattattattattatttatttattttttattattattattattattattattatgttaactTTTCTatgttcttttccttctttatttcttttaacattttattattattattattattatttttactattattattatttattatttttactattattattattattattattattattattattattattattatgttaactTTTCTatgttcttttccttcttctttctttatattttaacacaGATGGACTTCTTTTTTatcatatcattattattttattattgttatctttattattattattattattattattattattattattattatatgttcttttccttcttctttctttatattttaacacagatggacttcttttttatatcattattattttattattgttatctttattattattattattattattattattattattattattattatgttcttttccttcttctttctttatattttaacacagatggacttcttttttatatcattattatttcatttttactattattattattattattatttttactattattattattattattattattattattattattattattattttattattttctatgttcttttttctttttcttttatattttaacacagatggactttttttttattatatcattattatttttattattattatattattatttttactattattttattattttattattattattattattattattattattattattattattatgttaactTTTCTatgttcttttccttcttctttctttatattttaacacagatggacttctttttttcatatcattattattttattattattattattattattattattattattattattattattattattattattatatttattttcttttcttcttctttctttatattttaacacagatggacttcttttttattcattattatttcatttttactattattattattattattatttttactattattattattattattattattattatttattattattattattattattatgttaactTTTCTATgttattttccttcttctttctttatattttaacacagatggacttcttttttatatcattattatttcatttttactattattattattattattattattattattatttttatttattattattatttatttattattattattattattattattattattattatttattttctatgttcttttccttctttatattttaacacaaatttacttcttttttatatcattattatttcatttttactattattattattattattattatttttactattattattattattattattattattattattattattattattattattattattattatgttaactTTTCTatgttcttttccttcttctttcttaaacgttttaatataaaaaggtGAAAGCTGGTTTTTCCGAGCCGCCCTTGAAGGCAGCACGCCCCCCGCACCGCCCCGCACCGGTGAGGCGTAACAATCACCTTCTCTGCGGCGGAGAGTTCCGCTGCGACCCGGACCGGACcggaccaggaccaggaggaaccaggaggaccaggaggaaccaggaggaggaccaggaggaccaggaggaccaggaggactcAGGCGTCCCGGGTGAGCAGCCGTGTGATGGGAGAGCAGGATGGGCAACAAGCAGACAACCTTCACCGACGAGCAGCTGGAGGCGTTCCAGGTCTCTGAtgatcagtaatcaataatcaataatcagtaatcagtaatcagtcaTCAGTCATCAGTCATCATAGCTGTTGTGCTGGAGTGGTGCTCTGCATGAGGAGGCTCATCCTTCATCCTAAttaagatgaggaggagaggatggacagagccggcctctgattggctgagccgCCTCTCTAGTGATGCTGTGAGGACCAGCATCGGGTCTGtgactctctctgtttgtttacagGACTGCACCTTCTTCACCAGGAAGGAGATCCTGCGGTGAGTTTACCTGCACTCTGagtgagggggcggggcttcaggtCAGGTGATCAGGACCCACGTGTTAGACCTCttcagctgtcagtcacacaTCTCAATCAGGTGTTTCATTAATGCAACCAACTCCCAAAGGATGAAGGAAGCTGATTGGTTGAAACAACTGCTGTTCAGGAGGTCAGTTATGAATCATGAGTTATGAAACATCTGTAATATAAACCGCTGTCAGGAGGTCAGTTATGAATCATGAGTTATGAAACATCTGTAATATAAACCGCTGTCAGGAGGTCAGTTATGAGTTATGAAACATCTGTAAtataaacattatgaaacatCTGTAATATAAACCGCTGTCAGGAGGTCAGTTATGAATCATGAGTTATGAAACATCTGTAATATAAACCGCTGTCAGGAGGTCAGTTATGAGTTATTAAACATCTGTAATATAAACCGCTGTCAGGAGGTCAGTTATGAGTTATGAAACATCTGTGAGTTATGAAACATCTGTAATATAAACCGCTGTCAGGAGGTCAGTTATGAATCATGAGTTATTAAACATCTGTAATATAAACCGCTGTCAGGAGGTCAGTTATGAATCATGAGTTATGAAACATCTGTAATATAAACCGCTGTCAGGAGGTCAGTTATGAATCATGAGTTATGAAACATCTGTAATATAAACCGCTGTTTGCTTTGAACGTGCTTTACAGAGAAACTTAAAGCCTATTAAAACCTGGTTTCTTCTCATTTctcaataaaatcaataatttatgTCTAAATGACCCaatacaaaattattttcatCCCTTTTTCATCCGCCCACTttaaagcagaaagaaaacagaggacacaaaaacagaaacctgTGATTTCAGAACAGCTGTTGTTATGTTgtaccatcatcatcattattaataaacGTCAGAAGGACGATCAATAATCCATTCTTAGTGCTCGTGTTGAAACAGACGTTAAAAAGAGCTTCAgggtcaaaacaaacaaaatgacgACTAACTTTTCATCTTCTCATCCAAAGAACTTCCTTCTCATAAACCTTCCACATGTGAAGTCGATCCGATAAACGGTTGTCGAGAAAGTCGAAGGACAGACGGACGAACAGAAACTCCTTCTGCTGTTACACCTGATCTCAACCTTAGCATGCTCTTTACCgcaatgctaatgttagcatgttcACAAGGCGCTCACTATAGTAAatacagctaacgttagcatgttcACAAGGCGCTCACTATAGTAAATACAGCTATAGTTAGCATGTTCACAAGGCGCTCACTATAGTAAATACAGCTatagttagcatgttagcaagcTATAGTAAATACAGCTATAGTTAGCATGTTCACAAGGCGCTCACTATAGTAAatacagctaacgttagcatgttcACAAGGCGCTCACTATAGTAAatacagctaacgttagcatgttcACAAGGCGCTCACTATAATAAATACAGCTATAGTTAGCATGTTCACAAGGCGCTCACTATAGTAAatacagctaacgttagcatgttcACAAGGCGCTCACTATAGTAAATACAGCTATAGTTAGCATGTTCACAAGGCGCTCACTATAGTAAatacagctaacgttagcatgttcACAAGGCGCTCACTATAGTAAATACAGCTATAGTTAGCATGTTCACAAGGCGCTCACTATAGTAAatacagctaacgttagcatgttcATGTTCAAGGCGCTCACTATAGTAAatacagctaacgttagcatgttcACAAGGCGCTCACTATAATAAATACAGCTATAGTTAGCATGTTCACAAGGCGCTCACTATAGTAAATACAGCTATAGTTAGCATGTTCACAAGGCGCTCACTATAATAAATACAGCTATAGTTAGCATGTTCACAAGGCGCTCACTATAGTAAATACAGCTATAGTTAGCATGTTCACAAGGCGCTCTATACTTAGCATGTTCACAAGGCGCttcatataataaatacagcTATAGTTAGCATGTTCACAAGGCGCTCACTATAGTAAATACAGCTATAGTTAGCATGTTCACAAGGCGCTCACTATAATAAATACAGCTATAGTTAGCATGTTCACAAGGCGCTCACTATAATAAATACAGCTATAGTTAGCATGTTCACAAGGCGCTCACTATAGTAAATACAGCTATAGTTAGCATGTTCATGTTCAAAGGCGCTCACTATAATGTTCACAAGCGCTAAATACAGCTATAGTTAGCATGTTCACAAGGCGCTCACTATAATAAATACAGCTATAGTTAGCATGTTCACAAGGCGCTCACTATAATAAATACAGCTATAGTTAGCATGTTCACaactataataaatacatgttaaatacagctaTAGTTAGCATGTTCACAAGGCGCTCACTATAATAAATACAGCTATAGTTAGCATGTTCACAAGGCGCTCACTATAATAAatacagctaacgttagcatgttcTCCAGGTATTGGGTCATTAAAGTATCGGACACATGAACATGTTGATAGAATAAAGTCAGAGAATGGATGAAGTTAGAACGGttcatcctcaggggaacaTGAAAGATGAATTTTCATAAATAGTTGAGCTCTCTGCGTTTCCTGTCACATGACTCCTCTTCCGTGTTTCAGGTTACACGGCCGATATCGTGAGCTCGCTCCTCATCTAGTGCCGCTGGATTACACCAACAACCCCGACATCAGAGTTCCTCTGACGCTGATCGTCACCATGCCGGAGCTCAAGGTAGACCATCATGATACCTGTTGTGACCCTGTTGTGATCCACTTGTGACCCTTAATCCTCCACCTGAAACCCTTAATCCTCCACCTGTGACCCTTAGTCCTCCACCTGAAACCCTTAATCCTCCACCTGTGACCCTTAATCCTCCACCTGTGACCCTTAATCCTCCACCTGAAACCCTTAATCCTCCACCTGTGACCCTTTAATCCTCCACCTGTGACCCTGTGACCCTTTAATCCTCCACCTGTGACCCTTAATCCTCCACCTGTGACCCTTTAATCCTCCACCTGAGACTCTTTAATCCTCCACCTGTGACCCTTAATCCTCCACCTGAAACCCTTAATCCTCCACCTGTGACCCTTAATCCTCCACCTGTGACCCTTAATCCTCCACCTGTGACCCTTTAGTCCTCCACCTGAAACCCTTTAATCCTCCACCTGAAACCCTTTAATCCTCCACCTGAAACCCTTTAATCCTCCACCTGTGACCCCTCCACCTGTGATCCTCCACCTGAAACCCTTTAATCCTCCACCTGTGACCCTTAATCCTCCACCTGAGACCCTTTAATCCTCCACCTGAGACCCTTTAATCCTCCACCTGTGACCCTTTAATCCTCCACCTGTGACCCTTTAATCCTCCACCTGTGACAAACACACGACAtacaacatatacatatatatatatatatatatatgaatattatatatatatatatatatatatatatatatatatatatatatatatatatatatatatatatatatatatgtatatgttgtatatattcTAAGCAGAAAGGTAATAACTgtcgtgtgtgtttgtcctgacAGGAGAACCCGTTCAGAGACAGAATCGTGGAGACGTTCTCCGAGGACGGACAGGGGAACCTCAGCTTCAACGACTTCGTCGACATGTTTTCTGCTCTCTGTGAAACGTCACCCAGAGAACTCAAGACCATCTACGCCTTCAGGATCTACGGTAAGATGGGGGGTCctcagaccaggaccaggaccctGAGACCAGAACAGAAAGAGACACCGAGGACTCACAGGACATTTAGAGCTGCTGCTGGTTAAAGGCAATAACTGTTCAGGCAGGTAGGTCGACAGGTatgtagacaggtaggtagacaggtaggtagatagacaggtaggtagacaggtaggtagatagacaggtaggtcgacaggtaggtaggtagacaggtagacaggtaggtagacaggtagacctGTGCCGacccctctcttccctccagTGTGTGAACCCCCctcagctgtctctctctcagggtgATGTTGTGGTTCTGGTCCAGACTTTAACAGGGACGACTTCATCTGTAAGGAGGACCTGAAGAAGACCCTGAACAAGCTGACCAAAGGAGAGCTGACCCCCGAGGAGGTCTCTCTGGTCTGTGACAAGTCCATGGAGGAGGCCGACCTTGACGGGGACAGCAAGCTCTCCTTCTCCGACTTCGAGAACATGGTCTCCAAGGCTCCGGACTTCCTCAGGTACCAGGACCAAGTACTGTGACCTGAGACCGCAGTACAAGTAGTAACACCACAGGGAAGtaaaaagtactgcattcagtcttttacaaaaagtaaaagttctcattatgcagaatcatttataatatattatttatgcaTTGATGCAAAAAcgttaaaacaacaataactaaaatattataaaaagaacggacagaatgattgttaatattgcacagattatatatatatatatatatttataatgtgtttatcaTTATGTGAGATGGTGGCTAATGAttctaacagtgctaacaatagctaacagcgctaacagtgaaAACAACGGCAACAGCACAAACAGAGCTTAAAGTGCTATCAGTGCTAAGAACAtgtaacagtgctgacagcgCAAACAAATCACCATTTCTCTGCATCACTGATGGATGTGATCAGTTTTTACAGGTGACCACccagcagtgatgtcacagcgtACACTCTAGAgcactgtgacatcacagcagTGAGGTGAAAGGTTAAACCACTGGAGGTCATCAAAGACATGTTTTCAGGTGATCTGTGAATGgatttgattggctgatgaAGACATGAAGGACGTCTCACAGTGAGACATCCGTCCGTCTGAAGGATCTTTGAGGTCCAGCAGATGAAACTcatcctgtttgtgtttctctctgcagtaaCTTCCACGTACGAATATGAGACTCTTCAGCAGAGGACAGACGTCTCGCTCCGTCTTTACCTCCACATGAAAACCTCAGACCCACCTCGACTCAGTGCCTGTCCTTTCTACCGCCGGCGGAgggtcttcttcttctggtctGGACTCACAGAAGATGTTTCAGAGGGAAACTAGTTACTGCATGAAAACTCTCTCTTTACAGACGTTTGACCAGTTTGGAGCGTTTAAACCACAACGGGGCTGATTTTGTACCAGGAGAACGTCTGTGCAGCGCTGTGATGTCTCCTCTGgacctccgtctcctctggacctccgtctcctctggacctctgtctcctctggacgctctgtctcctctggacctctgtctcctctggacgctctgtctcctcctctggacgctctgtctcctcctctggacctctgtctcctctggacgctctgtctcctctggacgctctgtctcctctggacgctctgtctcctctggactctggacctccgtctcctctggacgctctgtctcctctgggacctctgtctcctctggacgctctgtctcctctggacgctctgtctcctctggacgctctgtctcctctggacactctgtctcctcctctggacctccgtctcctctggacgctctgtctcctcctctggacactctgtctctgtctcttctggacctccgtctctgtctctcctctggacgctcgtctcctctctggacctccgtctcctctggacactctgtctcctctggacGCTGCGTCTCCTCTGgacctccgtctcctctggacactctgtctcctcctctggacACTCCGTCTCCTCTGgacctccgtctcctctggacactctgtctcctcctctggacctctgtctcttctggacctccgtctcctctggaCTCCTCCTCTGgacactctgtctcctctggacactctgtctcctctctggacactctgtctcctctggacactctgtctcctctggacctccgtctcctctggacactctgtctcctcctctggacctccgtctcctctggacactctgtctcctcctctggacactctgtctcctcctctggacactctgtctcctcctctggacactctgtctcctctggacgctccgtctcctctggacactccgtctcctctggacactctgtctcctcctctggacctccgtctcctctggaCGCTGCGTCTCCTCTGgacactctgtctcctcctctggacGCTGCGTCTCCTCTGgacactctgtctcctcctctggacactctgtctcctcctctggacctccgtctcctctggacctcctcctctgtctcctcctctggacgctctgtctcctcctctggacctccgtctcctctggacctccgtctcctctggacctccgtctcctctggaCGCTCTGGGAGACGCTGCAgagtaaacagggcttttctgaCTTCCGTGCTTTGCAGAAAGGTCGGGTCCACCGACGGGATTCTTTAGAAAAGCACAGATTTAAAGGGCAAGCAGTGAAGAGCTATGCAATCTGTCTCCATGAAGTGCATGATGTAAAGGCTTCTAGCGGTGTTTGGTTTCTCCTTCTGGTGTCGTGACTCGTTTGGTGCATAATGACAATCATAGTAAACTGTAGTTCAGTTGATGGAAGGGCTCTCTGTCATCTCACCTGTAAAATAATGCTTTGATAAATCTTTTTCCTGCCGCCATTAAAAACTGAAGCTTTTCACTCATTCAacagaaaaaaggttttcaggCTAGAATCCAATAAAAGATGTTTTCTGTTGCTCCATGAAGCTTCTTATCAAGAACCTGATCCAGGTTCATCTCTAACATCTCAGCACTGAGCTGAGACGTTATCCGTCTCCTCTGAAGACACTTTTCTTCTGATGCATTCATGAGTTCAGGTTTCCTTTAAATGTTCTGCAGTTAACAGAGAGAatactgtttttatattaagACACTAAATACTTCACTTCTTTCCTCTGAAGACAAGAACACAACTTCAGTCTCTAAAGGTAAAGTGTTattgttcctcctcctgttaTCATAAATGTTACCAAACTATAACCCAGAACAGTTTTAAAGTAAACGACGACACAGACTTCATTCTGTGGTTTTAGTTCAAAGTTCAGcctgtttttctgtctcacttttgaataaagaaaaccaacaaTCTTCTTCTTAGAAAGAAACAATGATATCCTTAAAGGATGAAGCTCACTGAGCGTCCTGTGTTCTGGTTCAACCAGCAGAAACAGATACAGAGCGTCTGTCTGCTCTATAACGTTACATCATCTCACGTCTACAGCGTTCAGTATGAGCTTTATTAAccaaacatcacagtcacatgactctGTGATGCTCtaaaacagaaagaggactACGGGTTTAAACTAGAGGGCTGGATGtcgtcctgcagcagctggtttCAGGTTTCAGGTTCCAGTCTgttcagagacagaaacaccAAGAACACATTAGTCCTGATTATTGAGACCGGCCAGCTGTGGAGACCACATCGTGTTCCTGCTGCCGCTGCACATCCACTTCatcctgctgtctgctggacctggacctgctgtctgctggacctggacctgctggacctgctgtctgctggataGTTTGATGGTTTGATATTTTgatggtttaatggtttaatggtttgatATTTTGATGGTTTAATGGTTTGCTGGTTTGATGGTTTAATGGTTTGCTGGTTTGATAGTTTGATAGTTTGATGGTTTGATGTCTGAACTGCAGACTGGTGGTTTGGTGGTTTGATGGTTTGatggtttaatggtttgatAGTTTGATGGTTTGATAGTTTgatggtttaatggtttaatggtttaatggtttgatggtttaatggtttgatAGTTTAATGGTTTGATGGTTTGATGATTTAATGGTTTAATAGTTTGATAGTTTAATGGTTTgatggtttaatggtttaatggtttgatagtttgatggtttgatggtttaatggtttgatagtttgatggtttgatggtttgatggtttaatggtttaatggtttgatAGTTTGATGGTTTGATAGTTTGatggtttaatggtttgatagtttaatggtttaatggtttaatggtttaatgatTTGATGGTTTAATGGTTTGGTAGTTTAATGGTTTGATGGTTTTATGGTTTAATGGTTTGGTAGTTTAATAGTTTGATGGTTTgatggtttaatggtttaatggtttaatggtttaatggtttgCTGGTTTGATAGTTTGATGGTTTGATGGTTTGATGGTTTGATGTCTGAACTGCAGACTGGTGGTTTGGTGGTTTGAtgttttaatggtttaatggtttgatggtttgatggtttgatagtttgatggtttgatggtttaatggtttaatggtttaatggtttaatggtttgatagtttgatggtttgatggtttaatggtttaatgatTTGATGGTTTAATGGCTTGATGGTTTGATAGTTTGatggtttaatggtttgatagtttgatggtttaatggtttaatggtttgatGGTTTAATGGTTTGGTAGTTTAATGGTTTGATGGTTTGATGGTTTAAATGGTTTGGTAGTTTAATGGTTTGGTGGTTTTatggtttaatggtttgatgttttaatggtttaatggtttaatggtttgatGGTTTGATAGTTTgatggtttaatggtttaatggtttaatgatTTGATGGTTTAATGGTTTGGTAGTTTAATGGTTTGATGGTTTGatggtttaatggtttgatggtttaatggtttaatggtttaatggtttaatgatTTGATGGTTTAATGGTTTGGTAGTTTAATGGTTTGATGGTTTGATGGTTTAATGGTTTGGTagtttaatggtttaatggtttaatggtttgGTTTGGTAGTTTAATGGTTTGATGGTTTGATGGTTTGATGTCCGAGCTGCAGAGTCGACGCCTGTTAAAGTGCTTCTTTTT
This region of Anoplopoma fimbria isolate UVic2021 breed Golden Eagle Sablefish chromosome 2, Afim_UVic_2022, whole genome shotgun sequence genomic DNA includes:
- the LOC129104931 gene encoding calcium and integrin-binding family member 2-like; this encodes MGNKQTTFTDEQLEAFQDCTFFTRKEILRLHGRYRELAPHLVPLDYTNNPDIRVPLTLIVTMPELKENPFRDRIVETFSEDGQGNLSFNDFVDMFSALCETSPRELKTIYAFRIYDFNRDDFICKEDLKKTLNKLTKGELTPEEVSLVCDKSMEEADLDGDSKLSFSDFENMVSKAPDFLSNFHVRI